GAAGCGCGAGAGGCCCGGGAGGCGGTCCGGAGGACCGTCCCCGCCGCCCAGGAGCCCGCCGCCCAGGAGCCCGCCGCCCCCACCGAGGACGCCCCGGCCACACCCGCCACCCCGGTCGCCCCCGCCCCGCCGCCCCTCGACACCGTGGCCGCCGGCCCCGTCCCGGAGCAGCGCACCGCTCCCCCGCTCACACCCGCCACCGACGCCGCCACCGAACCCGCCCTCCCCCGCGTCCAGTTCACCACCGACCGCACCGCCGCCCTCGCGGCATCCGTCGCCACCGCGGCCGCCGCTCCGGGCCCGCTGATCGTCGCCACGACGGACCCCGGCGTCTGGGCCGAGACCAAGGACGCCCGCGCCAAACTCGGCCCGCTGCTGACCTACGACCCGACGCACCGCCTCGACACCCCGGCCCGGCTGCGCTGGTCCCCGACCTCCGGCTGTACGGACCTCGCCACCGCCACCGACCGCGCCGCCGCCCTGCTGGCCCCGGTACGCCCGGCCGCCGCCCTGGACTCGGCGGTCGCGGACGCCGCCCAGACCCTGCTGCGCTGCTGGCTGCACGCCGCCGCGGTGGACGGCCGCCCGTTCCGCCAGCTGCACCGCTGGGCGCACGCCACCGGCGCCGCCCAGGAACCCGTACGCATCCTGCGCACCAGCCCCAAGGCCTCGGCCGGCCAGGCCGGCGAGCTGGAGTCGGTGCTCACGGCACATCCCGAACGCCGGGAAGCCGCCCAGGCGTTGATCGGCCGGGCGCTGACCGCCCTCTCCTCCATCCACATCCGGGATGCCTGCACCCCGCTTCGAGCAGATTCGGTCCTCCTCGAATCATTTCTCGATGAAGGGGGAACGCTTTACGTGGTAGGCGAGCCCATCGAGGATCCGCGTACCGAACCGGGTGCGATGCCCCTGCTCACCGCACTCCTCTCAAGCGTGGTCGAGCACGGCCGCCGCATGGCCGAACGGTCATCTGACGGTCGGCTCGACCCACCACTCACCCTCGTCCTGGACGACATCGCGGCCCTCGCCCCGCTGCCCGCCCTCCCCGGCCTCCTCGAAACGGGCCGTGCCCGCGGCCTGCTGACCCTGGCGACCATGCGCTCCCAGGAACAGGCCCGCGCCCGCTGGCCCCACCACTCCCTACGGGTCTGACCCCTGGCGGCCGGACGTTCCCACGGCACCCGAGGGTGCGGAGGAGCGACCGCCACCGGGGCGATCCGCAGCCGGAACGACCCACCACTGGGACGATCCGCAGCCGGCCGCCCGCCGGGATGGGTACGACGCACCCTCCCGGCCCAGCTCCCCGCCCGCCCCGCGCCGCCCTCAGTCCCGCAGCAACTGCACGGCGCACCGCACCAGTTGCTCATCCATGGCAGCCGACCGGCACCCGGCGATCCCCGACCGCAGCAGCGCCGCCCCCTCCACCAGCGCCACAAAGGTCTCCGCCCGCGCCCGGCACAGCTCGGCCGGCCAGTCCGGCCGCCCGTACCGCACGAACGCCTCCACCTGCGCGACGTACTTGCGGTAGAACTCCCGGACCACCGCGGCAATCTCCGCATCGCGCGCCGCCAGCGCCCAGACCTCGACATAGAGCCGCACCAGCTGCGGATCCTCCTGCTCGGCGAGGAGCACCGCCACCACCTCGTCCGGGTCGGCAGCCCCCGCCGGACCCTCCAGGGCCGACGGGTCATCACGCACCGCCCGCAGCCCGGTCGTCACCGCCAGCCGCTCCAGCGAACGGTCCAGCGCCCGCTCCAGCACCGCCTTGATCAGCTCGGCCCGGGTCGGGAAGTAGTGCTGCAGATGCCCGACCCGCACCCCGGCCTCCCCGGCGATGGCCCGCAGCGAGGCATCCGCCCCGTTGGCCACCAGCACGGTCTCCGCCGCGTCCAGCAGACTCGTCCGCCGCGCACTCCCCTGCCGCGTGAGCGCCGCCCCCTTCCCGGCACCCGGCCCCTTCTTCTTCTCTTCCTCCGTCATGCCACCTCCACCTTCACGCCCGCCTCCTCCAGAGCGGCGAGGACGTCCTGCGGCGCCGGCGTCATCTCCGGAAAGGCCACACCACGCGGCACCGGGGCACCGTCCTCGCCCAGCACCCTACGAAGCCCCAACAGCCCGCCGACCGCCGTCAGATGCGCCTGCCCGGCCGGATCACTCACCGTCGCCGTACGCCGCTCCCCACTCCGCCCCCGCACATCGATCCGCACCAGCGCGCTCCCGCCCTCACCCGGCGCATACAGCATCGACCGCCGCACCGACGTGAACCGGTCCCCGCGCCCCCACCGGAAGAATCCGGTCCGCCTGACCGCCAACAGCGCGGACGTCGACGCGTTGGCGCTGAACCCGATCCGTGTGACGGCCGTGTCGACCCCCAGCACCAGCGGCAGCGTGAACTGCTCCGGCGTATCGATCCGCGCCACCTTGGTCCGATGCCCGCCGATCACCACCTGACCCGCACCACTGAGCGGCATGACCATCCGCCGCCGCCCGCCCTCGGTCACCTCGTAATCGAGACCGAGCCGGTCCATGAACTCCACGGAGTCGGCGCCCGCCCGGTCCTTGAGGTCGTACCGGATGGCGATCTCCACGCCCGAGGCACCACCCAGCTCAGCCGCCAGCGCCGCCGCCACCAGCCCCGTCACCCCGCCCATCCAGCTGGACGACAACAGCACCGGAGCCCTCGGCGGCGCCACGGCCGCGACCGCGGTGGCCCGCTGCACCCGCGCCGTCCACCGCGTGAGGTCCACGTACGGGACACCACCCCGGATCGCCGCCAACAGCACCCGGTCATCGGGGTCGTTCACCGTGCTGATCACGGCCCGCACCTTCGCCGAGAAGGGCTCCGGATCACCCAGATCCCAGCGCCGCACCTCCGCACCGACTTCCTCGGCGAGCGCCCGCCCGCGCTCCGGAGTCCGCCCGGTGAGCAACAAGGGCCAGCCGGCGCCCGCAAGCCGGCTCAACTCCCCGCCGACGGTCCCATAGCCGCCCACCACCAGCACCGGACCTGTCACATCTAACTGGATGTCATCGTCCACACCGAGAAATCTAGGTCACGTGACCTAGAAGCACAACGGCCTCAGACCTCATAACGCAGAAAAGCCCCGCACCATAAGGTGCGGGGCTTTCCCACAATGATTGTTCGGCGGCGTCCTACTCTCCCACAGGGTCCCCCCTGCAGTACCATCGGCGCTGAAAGGCTTAGCTTCCGGGTTCGGAATGTAACCGGGCGTTTCCCTAACGCAATGACCACCGAAACACTATGAAGTTAACCAACCCGGCAAAGACACAGGTCGTTACTTCAGAACCTACACAGTGGACGCGAGCAACTGAGGACAAGCCCTCGGCCTATTAGTACCAGTCAACTCCACCCGTTACCGGGCTTCCATATCTGGCCTATCAACCCAGTCGTCTACTGGGAGCCTTAACCCCTCAAAGGGGGTGGGAGTCCTCATCTCGAAGCAGGCTTCCCGCTTAGATGCTTTCAGCGGTTATCCTTTCCGAACGTAGCCAACCAGCCATGCCCTTGGCAGGACAACTGGCACACCAGAGGTTCGTCCGTCCCGGTCCTCTCGTACTAGGGACAGCCCTTCTCAAGACTCCTACGCGCACAGCGGATAGGGACCGAACTGTCTCACGACGTTCTAAACCCAGCTCGCGTACCGCTTTAATGGGCGAACAGCCCAACCCTTGGGACCGACTCCAGCCCCAGGATGCGACGAGCCGACATCGAGGTGCCAAACCATCCCGTCGATATGGACTCTTGGGGAAGATCAGCCTGTTATCCCCGGGGTACCTTTTATCCGTTGAGCGACGGCGCTTCCACAAGCCACCGCCGGATCACTAGTCCCTACTTTCGTACCTGCTCGACCCGTCAGTCTCACAGTCAAGCTCCCTTGTGCACTTACACTCAACACCTGATTGCCAACCAGGCTGAGGGAACCTTTGGGCGCCTCCGTTACTCTTTAGGAGGCAACCGCCCCAGTTAAACTACCCACCAGACACTGTCCCTGATCCGGATCACGGACCCAGGTTAGACATCCAGCACGACCAGAGTGGTATTTCAACAATGACTCCACAACCACTGGCGTGGCCGCTTCAAAGTCTCCCACCTATCCTACACAAGCCGAACCGAACACCAATATCAAGCTATAGTAAAGGTCCCGGGGTCTTTCCGTCCTGCTGCGCGAAACGAGCATCTTTACTCGTAATGCAATTTCACCGGGCCTATGGTTGAGACAGTCGAGAAGTCGTTACGCCATTCGTGCAGGTCGGAACTTACCCGACAAGGAATTTCGCTACCTTAGGATGGTTATAGTTACCACCGCCGTTTACTGGCGCTTAAGTTCTCAGCTTCGCCAACCCGAAAGTTGACTAACCGGTCCCCTTAACGTTCCAGCACCGGGCAGGCGTCAGTCCGTATACATCGCCTTACGGCTTCGCACGGACCTGTGTTTTTAGTAAACAGTCGCTTCTCGCTGGTCTCTGCGGCCACCACCAGCTCACACTGCAAGAGTGATCACCAGCAATGGCCCCCCTTCTCCCGAAGTTACGGGGGCATTTTGCCGAGTTCCTTAACCATAGTTCACCCGAACGCCTCGGTATTCTCTACCTGACCACCTGAGTCGGTTTAGGGTACGGGCCGCCATGAAACTCGCTAGAGGCTTTTCTCGACAGCATAGGATCATCCACTTCACCACAATCGGCTCGGCATCAGGTCTCAGCCCTAATGTGTGACGGATTTACCTACCACACGGCCTACACCCTTACCCCGGGACAACCACCGCCCGGGCTGGACTACCTTCCTGCGTCACCCCATCGCTTACCTACTACCACCTTGGATCGGCGGCTCCACCACGTCCCTTTGTCCGAAGACTCCAGGCCGGCTTCACGGCCTTAGCATTAATGGATTCGATATTGGGCGTTTCAAAGCGGGTACCGGAATATCAACCGGTTGTCCATCGACTACGCCTGTCGGCCTCGCCTTAGGTCCCGACTTACCCTGGGCAGATCAGCTTGACCCAGGAACCCTTAGTCAATCGGCGCACACGTTTCCCACGTGTGTATCGCTACTCATGCCTGCATTCTCACTCGTGAACCGTCCACAACTCGTTTCCACGGCTGCTTCACCCGGCACACGACGCTCCCCTACCCATCACAGCCTCCGTTAGGAGTATTGCTGCAATGACACGACTTCGGCGGTGTGCTTGAGCCCCGCTACATTGTCGGCGCGGAATCACTTGACCAGTGAGCTATTACGCACTCTTTCAAGGATGGCTGCTTCTAAGCCAACCTCCTGGTTGTCTCTGCGACTCCACATCCTTTCCCACTTAGCACACGCTTAGGGGCCTTAGTCGATGCTCTGGGCTGTTTCCCTCTCGACCATGGAGCTTATCC
This genomic stretch from Streptomyces nigrescens harbors:
- a CDS encoding type VI secretion protein; translated protein: MTRGYDDERGAGRSRGRGVPDSLLVGLLAFLLGLTVLVWTATGLAGLFAHGAWPAGVTYSGTPMALRHLVSAPHDMAAAWPGTPKGQLSGYGLFWGILIGELMVLLVLVIFTLGTVTRYRAVRAARRAKAKEARETRLADQEEREAERAARQAREAREAREAVRRTVPAAQEPAAQEPAAPTEDAPATPATPVAPAPPPLDTVAAGPVPEQRTAPPLTPATDAATEPALPRVQFTTDRTAALAASVATAAAAPGPLIVATTDPGVWAETKDARAKLGPLLTYDPTHRLDTPARLRWSPTSGCTDLATATDRAAALLAPVRPAAALDSAVADAAQTLLRCWLHAAAVDGRPFRQLHRWAHATGAAQEPVRILRTSPKASAGQAGELESVLTAHPERREAAQALIGRALTALSSIHIRDACTPLRADSVLLESFLDEGGTLYVVGEPIEDPRTEPGAMPLLTALLSSVVEHGRRMAERSSDGRLDPPLTLVLDDIAALAPLPALPGLLETGRARGLLTLATMRSQEQARARWPHHSLRV
- a CDS encoding TetR/AcrR family transcriptional regulator, with the protein product MTEEEKKKGPGAGKGAALTRQGSARRTSLLDAAETVLVANGADASLRAIAGEAGVRVGHLQHYFPTRAELIKAVLERALDRSLERLAVTTGLRAVRDDPSALEGPAGAADPDEVVAVLLAEQEDPQLVRLYVEVWALAARDAEIAAVVREFYRKYVAQVEAFVRYGRPDWPAELCRARAETFVALVEGAALLRSGIAGCRSAAMDEQLVRCAVQLLRD
- a CDS encoding saccharopine dehydrogenase; translation: MDDDIQLDVTGPVLVVGGYGTVGGELSRLAGAGWPLLLTGRTPERGRALAEEVGAEVRRWDLGDPEPFSAKVRAVISTVNDPDDRVLLAAIRGGVPYVDLTRWTARVQRATAVAAVAPPRAPVLLSSSWMGGVTGLVAAALAAELGGASGVEIAIRYDLKDRAGADSVEFMDRLGLDYEVTEGGRRRMVMPLSGAGQVVIGGHRTKVARIDTPEQFTLPLVLGVDTAVTRIGFSANASTSALLAVRRTGFFRWGRGDRFTSVRRSMLYAPGEGGSALVRIDVRGRSGERRTATVSDPAGQAHLTAVGGLLGLRRVLGEDGAPVPRGVAFPEMTPAPQDVLAALEEAGVKVEVA